One region of Limnospira fusiformis SAG 85.79 genomic DNA includes:
- a CDS encoding GGDEF domain-containing protein, whose product MHHKWIPGIYTSALNAILYLIPGLIVLREPVRRNTIIRIMLWLDLMLFIVLIARTLILLNFCLSPSTDDTISNFHMMGLLLFLTIPCVNAQTLCFPVLDFMETYRELLVANKKLEKLATVDELTGLLNRRFLNSRLEQEIAYHQQMGFPLSIMLIDIDHFKKINDQFGHLAGDYVLQKVAKLTNKFLRVNDLAFRYGGEEFMVLLPRSEISQALDMAERLRVSISQLYFNHPDIPSDFQITASFGISELTKDVRCLDDLLKQADLALYQAKSQGRNQVCMG is encoded by the coding sequence ATGCACCATAAGTGGATACCTGGAATCTACACATCAGCCCTAAATGCAATTCTTTACCTGATTCCAGGATTAATTGTCCTCCGAGAACCGGTGCGTAGAAATACAATTATTAGGATCATGCTTTGGCTTGATCTGATGCTGTTTATAGTTCTGATTGCCAGAACATTAATCCTCCTAAATTTCTGCCTTTCTCCGAGTACCGATGATACAATAAGCAACTTTCACATGATGGGTTTACTGCTGTTTCTGACCATCCCCTGCGTCAATGCCCAGACCCTCTGCTTTCCGGTACTCGACTTCATGGAAACCTATAGGGAGCTACTGGTAGCCAACAAAAAACTTGAGAAGTTAGCAACCGTTGACGAATTGACCGGGCTATTAAATCGCCGCTTTTTAAATTCTAGGCTAGAACAAGAGATAGCCTACCACCAGCAAATGGGCTTCCCACTCTCTATAATGTTGATAGACATAGATCATTTTAAAAAAATCAATGATCAGTTCGGACATTTAGCTGGTGATTATGTCCTCCAAAAAGTCGCGAAACTCACAAATAAATTTTTGAGAGTCAATGATTTAGCGTTCCGATATGGTGGGGAAGAATTTATGGTTTTGTTACCCAGAAGCGAAATTTCACAAGCCCTAGACATGGCAGAGCGTCTGCGGGTGAGTATTTCCCAACTGTACTTTAACCATCCTGATATCCCATCTGATTTTCAGATAACGGCTTCTTTTGGTATCTCAGAATTGACCAAAGATGTGCGATGCTTAGATGATTTATTGAAGCAAGCAGACCTCGCACTCTATCAAGCGAAGTCTCAAGGTCGCAACCAAGTTTGTATGGGATAA
- a CDS encoding MinD/ParA family ATP-binding protein, translated as MIPSDIRLYTWVDVEEVLLRKQKQNEWPNGLVWARTYWDGLTMGIRPGTQAEAHDWLSEIYDPRFRNNYIILESVDENQRILPICWEETEEDPPTPRLTPSLSRPGVLFPPSENVEPPAIMPSDFPPVVAFHSFKGGVGRTTHAIALAKALTAKKQTVLLVDGDLEAPGISWLFERRLPYPPVSFADLLALVHGDESPHYETAIQLVSDRLQNALIDGIFILPSFRSTSGFTSLEIRPEHLIQGSKNAFILTDILARLGKYLGVDVVLVDLRAGLSELATGLILDPRVYRIFVTTLSGQSIAGTARVLELIGERSPSTREEDPFPALIFSQVPEDKKFTDWVIEPEQQLLEAAKTFIEDNGDILRVITPFADSLLVLPPTWEEVMSKLERSGIVDAVSPLLDWLPSPSGASIPESLPSLSLKYQRQQIKELAEKLVYAETAQIDNFWATIPLKQLASDHRRQLPITVVVGAKGSGKTYTFMQIVRRQNWEKFVQETGETVTNNALIAPILSSNNLEDNAKKIVENVQRETAKILMFSHPKSSNDIRDYIRQNQTGNLHEGQWRECWLDVIAWGVGFKPEEAGAGRKLTDHLFKNKQQLIVVIDGLEDLFQNFDNDENQQKALRALLQEVPEWLAQQPGRPLGIIIFVRRDIVLAAVRQNAAQMMARYQPYALKWNRQEALRLVVWVTKKALPDFNINLDKLPNMSEEEITDTLVPLWGKKLGSEKSKEARSVQFVLAALSDFNGQIQSRDLVRFLKIAADKSMNDTRWQDRILIPKAIRDALPECSKEKIKEIQTENTALKKIFAKLQKLADANRKIPFSREAAQLSTEEIKTLLDNGVVIQEKDDYYMPEIFRYGLNFGLIGRARPRVLSLARRAAGQSS; from the coding sequence ATGATTCCCTCAGATATTCGTCTTTATACTTGGGTTGATGTAGAAGAAGTTTTGCTGCGGAAACAAAAGCAAAATGAATGGCCAAACGGGTTGGTTTGGGCGCGAACCTACTGGGACGGGTTAACCATGGGAATTCGTCCGGGAACTCAAGCAGAAGCCCACGATTGGCTGAGTGAAATCTACGACCCTCGCTTCCGAAATAATTATATTATCTTAGAGAGTGTTGATGAAAATCAACGGATTTTGCCGATTTGTTGGGAAGAAACCGAGGAAGACCCCCCAACTCCTAGACTGACTCCGAGTTTATCCAGACCTGGAGTGCTTTTTCCTCCTAGTGAGAATGTCGAACCTCCGGCTATTATGCCATCAGATTTTCCCCCAGTGGTGGCGTTTCATTCTTTTAAAGGTGGAGTGGGAAGGACTACTCATGCGATCGCCTTAGCCAAGGCTTTAACTGCTAAAAAACAAACGGTTCTGTTAGTTGATGGGGACTTAGAAGCTCCGGGAATTAGTTGGTTATTTGAGCGAAGATTGCCCTATCCTCCCGTTTCTTTTGCGGACTTGTTAGCATTGGTTCATGGTGATGAATCTCCCCATTATGAAACCGCCATTCAATTAGTGAGCGATCGCCTACAAAATGCCTTAATTGATGGGATATTTATTCTGCCATCATTTCGCTCTACTTCAGGATTTACCTCTTTAGAAATTCGACCAGAACATCTGATCCAAGGTTCTAAAAATGCTTTTATATTGACCGATATCTTAGCCCGTCTCGGGAAATATCTGGGAGTCGATGTGGTCTTGGTAGACTTGCGGGCTGGACTCTCAGAATTAGCGACAGGTTTAATTTTAGATCCGCGAGTTTATCGGATATTTGTTACTACCCTGAGCGGACAATCGATCGCCGGAACGGCGAGAGTTTTAGAACTGATTGGAGAGCGATCGCCTTCCACCAGAGAAGAAGACCCATTCCCCGCCTTAATTTTCAGCCAAGTTCCTGAAGATAAAAAATTCACCGATTGGGTGATTGAACCTGAACAACAATTGCTGGAAGCCGCCAAAACATTTATCGAAGACAATGGGGATATTCTCAGAGTAATTACCCCCTTTGCTGATAGTTTGCTGGTTTTACCTCCTACTTGGGAAGAGGTGATGAGTAAGCTAGAGCGATCGGGTATTGTAGATGCAGTTAGTCCACTGCTAGATTGGTTGCCTAGTCCAAGTGGTGCATCAATCCCAGAAAGTCTTCCTAGTTTAAGTTTAAAATATCAACGACAACAGATTAAAGAATTGGCGGAAAAATTGGTTTATGCTGAGACAGCACAAATCGATAATTTTTGGGCAACGATTCCTTTAAAGCAATTGGCTTCAGACCATCGACGACAACTCCCTATTACAGTCGTAGTGGGCGCTAAAGGTTCAGGAAAAACTTATACATTTATGCAAATTGTTCGCCGTCAAAATTGGGAAAAATTTGTCCAGGAAACTGGGGAAACAGTCACAAATAATGCCTTGATAGCTCCCATATTATCATCAAACAATTTAGAGGATAATGCCAAAAAAATAGTCGAAAATGTGCAAAGAGAAACTGCCAAAATATTAATGTTTTCTCATCCTAAATCCTCTAACGATATTCGGGATTATATAAGACAAAATCAGACGGGAAACCTCCATGAAGGTCAGTGGCGGGAATGTTGGCTAGATGTCATAGCTTGGGGGGTGGGATTTAAACCGGAGGAAGCCGGGGCGGGTCGAAAATTAACCGACCATTTATTTAAAAACAAACAGCAGCTTATTGTCGTCATTGATGGGCTAGAAGACTTATTTCAAAACTTTGATAATGATGAAAATCAACAAAAAGCTCTACGCGCTTTACTGCAAGAAGTACCGGAATGGTTGGCGCAACAGCCCGGTCGTCCTTTGGGAATAATTATTTTTGTCCGGCGAGATATTGTCTTGGCGGCGGTGCGTCAAAATGCCGCTCAGATGATGGCTCGTTATCAGCCTTATGCCTTAAAATGGAATCGGCAAGAAGCACTTAGATTAGTGGTTTGGGTTACCAAAAAAGCCCTTCCAGATTTTAACATTAATCTTGACAAATTGCCAAATATGAGCGAGGAGGAAATCACCGATACTTTAGTCCCACTGTGGGGTAAAAAATTGGGTAGTGAAAAATCTAAAGAAGCTCGTTCTGTGCAATTTGTCCTGGCTGCTCTTTCTGATTTCAACGGTCAAATTCAATCGCGAGATTTGGTCAGATTTTTAAAGATAGCCGCCGATAAATCTATGAATGATACTCGGTGGCAGGATCGAATCCTGATTCCTAAAGCAATTCGGGATGCTTTACCGGAATGTAGCAAGGAGAAAATAAAAGAAATTCAGACCGAAAATACTGCCTTAAAAAAGATTTTTGCGAAATTACAGAAATTGGCAGACGCTAACCGCAAAATTCCTTTTAGCCGCGAAGCTGCTCAGTTATCGACTGAGGAAATTAAAACCTTATTAGATAATGGCGTAGTCATTCAGGAAAAAGATGATTATTATATGCCGGAAATCTTCCGTTATGGGTTAAACTTTGGACTGATAGGTAGGGCGCGCCCTCGCGTTTTATCTCTGGCTCGGCGTGCGGCGGGACAAAGTTCTTAA
- a CDS encoding RNA-guided endonuclease InsQ/TnpB family protein, giving the protein MAQSRPSEPPLGNDGTTLSHILLPNQAVTNAKSLSMPELVAAPSSPTSTDRWPHCPTSTPKQKSSQKSEAGSTSRERKCWPDWDIICQEMSAWLSLPTQTDWQYGDLTCFDGSVSKTGAHSWFSTRQVSVQNQKWLRTSSPSSTALAPDYTDGVNTKLRSKKIRIYPSPELNQVWRKWLAACRYCYNQAIALSRSGKRLSKLKLRNKVMQSDLPEWVKETPCHIRQNAIFDAYQALSASPDARFRSCRDSSQGIKFNNTNFSSGSWYPRLTKGLTFMVSEPIPKTCGQGTQLVFTKGRWLAIFPEPVAVTPTEANGVIALDPGVRTFITGFDGSRFLELGSGDIGGITRLCQHLDDLMSRIAKEPCRSRRRRMRQAAQRMRTKIRNLVDEAHKQIAHYLTHNYSIIFLPTFETSNMVAKAKRKIKSKTARAMLTWAHYRFKLTLRHQAEITGTTVVDVTEEYTSKTCTHCGHVHSQLGGSKVFRCPECGFTLPRDWNGAFGIFLKALRDTASVTLTGNSAIVALSGNSRINVA; this is encoded by the coding sequence ATGGCTCAATCGAGACCATCAGAACCCCCGCTGGGCAACGACGGTACAACGTTGAGTCATATACTGCTGCCAAATCAGGCAGTGACAAACGCAAAGTCGTTATCTATGCCAGAGTTAGTAGCCGCGCCCAGCAGTCCGACCTCAACCGACAGGTGGCCGCACTGTCCAACCTCTACCCCGAAGCAGAAGTCGTCTCAGAAATCGGAGGCGGGCTCAACTTCAAGGGAAAGAAAATGCTGGCCTGACTGGGACATCATTTGTCAGGAGATGTCCGCATGGTTGTCGTTGCCCACCCAGACCGATTGGCAATATGGGGATTTGACTTGTTTCGATGGCTCTGTGAGCAAAACAGGTGCTCACTCATGGTTCTCAACCAGACAAGTCTCAGTCCAGAACCAGAAATGGTTGAGGACATCCTCGCCATCCTCCACTGCTTTAGCTCCAGATTATACGGACGGAGTAAATACAAAACTCAGGTCAAAGAAGATCCGGATTTACCCCAGCCCCGAGCTAAATCAAGTCTGGCGTAAATGGCTGGCTGCTTGTAGGTATTGCTACAACCAAGCAATTGCATTATCTAGGAGTGGTAAACGACTAAGCAAGTTAAAGTTACGCAATAAAGTGATGCAGAGTGACTTACCCGAATGGGTCAAAGAAACACCCTGCCACATTCGGCAAAATGCCATCTTTGATGCCTATCAGGCTTTGAGCGCCAGTCCTGATGCCAGGTTTAGAAGTTGTCGTGACAGCTCTCAAGGGATTAAGTTCAATAATACTAATTTCTCTTCAGGGAGTTGGTATCCAAGACTAACGAAAGGATTAACTTTCATGGTTTCCGAACCCATCCCTAAAACTTGCGGGCAAGGGACTCAGTTGGTGTTTACCAAAGGTCGATGGTTGGCGATTTTCCCTGAACCAGTTGCCGTTACCCCAACTGAAGCGAATGGCGTAATTGCATTAGACCCGGGTGTGCGAACTTTCATAACCGGGTTTGATGGTTCACGATTTCTGGAATTGGGCTCCGGGGATATTGGAGGCATTACTAGGCTATGTCAACATTTGGATGATTTGATGAGCCGAATCGCCAAGGAACCCTGTCGTTCAAGAAGGCGACGGATGAGGCAAGCGGCTCAACGAATGAGAACCAAAATCCGCAATCTAGTTGATGAAGCCCACAAACAAATTGCTCACTACTTGACTCACAACTACAGCATAATTTTTCTGCCGACCTTCGAGACTTCCAACATGGTTGCCAAAGCCAAGCGGAAAATCAAATCCAAGACTGCCCGCGCCATGCTGACATGGGCGCATTATCGATTCAAACTAACCCTGAGACATCAAGCCGAGATAACTGGAACCACAGTTGTAGATGTGACGGAAGAATACACCAGCAAAACCTGTACTCACTGTGGTCATGTGCATTCCCAGCTAGGTGGCTCAAAAGTGTTCCGATGTCCTGAGTGCGGGTTCACTCTACCCAGGGACTGGAACGGTGCTTTTGGAATCTTTCTAAAAGCTTTGCGGGATACCGCCTCTGTTACCTTAACGGGTAATAGTGCTATCGTCGCATTGTCAGGCAATAGCCGGATAAATGTCGCGTAA
- the thrS gene encoding threonine--tRNA ligase translates to MLSQINRPTSEENHSQRDGEKLRRIRHTCAHILAMAVQKLFPETKVAIGPTTDTGFYYDFDRKEPFTPEDLGQITKEMKRIIKGNLPVIREEVNREQIRAEIEKLNEPLKLEILDSIPETETITRYFIGSPDMGRTNHPEVEPSLISPVVIPTQEFWWDLCAGPHLNSTGEINPDALALESVAGAYWRGDETLPQLQRIYGTAWETPEELEYYQQQKEEAKKRDHRKLGQELDLFSIQEDAGGGLVFWHPKGSRMRLLIEDYWRQAHLQDGYELLYSPHIANLELWKTSGHYDFYRENMFDQIEIENQSYQLKPMNCPFHVLTYQSHLHSYRELPIRWAELGTVYRYERSGVLHGLMRVRGFTQDDAHIFCLPEQVADEILGVLNLTEKILSDFGFSKYEVNLSTRPSKSVGNDAVWQLATDALIAALNTKGWDYVTDEGGGAFYGPKIDIKIQDAIGRLWQCSTIQVDFNLPERFNMEYVATDGSRQRPIMIHRAIFGSLERFFGILIENYAGDFPLWLAPVQVRVLAVSDRFRDYAQSIAQSLRQQNIRAEVDNTGERLGKQIRNSELEKIPVTVVIGQRELDNQSLSVRTRSSGDLGTMTLPQLTEEILKAIAEKSPSY, encoded by the coding sequence ATGCTCAGTCAAATCAACCGTCCCACCTCTGAGGAAAACCATTCCCAAAGAGATGGAGAAAAGCTGCGGCGAATTCGCCACACCTGCGCTCACATCCTAGCAATGGCGGTACAAAAACTATTTCCCGAAACCAAAGTCGCCATTGGTCCCACCACCGACACGGGGTTTTACTATGACTTTGACCGGAAAGAACCGTTCACCCCGGAAGACTTGGGGCAAATAACTAAGGAGATGAAACGCATCATCAAAGGTAACTTGCCAGTAATTAGGGAAGAAGTCAACCGAGAACAAATTAGGGCAGAAATAGAGAAATTAAATGAACCATTAAAGTTAGAAATTCTGGATAGTATTCCCGAAACAGAAACCATTACTCGCTATTTTATCGGTAGCCCAGATATGGGGCGGACGAATCATCCCGAAGTCGAACCGTCTCTGATTTCACCGGTGGTTATTCCCACCCAGGAATTTTGGTGGGATTTATGTGCAGGACCTCACCTGAACTCTACGGGCGAAATTAATCCAGATGCTTTGGCGTTAGAAAGTGTAGCCGGAGCTTACTGGCGAGGAGATGAAACCCTACCGCAACTACAACGAATTTATGGGACGGCTTGGGAAACTCCAGAAGAACTAGAATATTATCAGCAGCAGAAAGAGGAAGCGAAAAAACGCGACCACCGCAAGTTAGGACAGGAGTTAGATTTATTTAGCATCCAAGAAGATGCCGGAGGCGGTTTAGTCTTTTGGCATCCTAAAGGCTCAAGAATGCGGCTATTAATTGAGGACTATTGGCGACAAGCTCATCTGCAAGATGGTTATGAGTTGTTGTACAGTCCCCACATTGCTAATTTGGAACTGTGGAAAACTTCCGGTCACTATGATTTTTACCGAGAAAATATGTTTGACCAGATAGAGATTGAGAACCAATCCTATCAATTAAAGCCGATGAATTGCCCCTTTCATGTATTAACTTATCAAAGTCATTTGCACTCTTATCGAGAGTTGCCAATTCGCTGGGCAGAGTTAGGCACTGTGTATCGGTATGAACGCTCTGGGGTATTACATGGATTGATGCGAGTGCGGGGGTTTACTCAAGATGATGCCCATATTTTTTGTTTGCCTGAACAGGTGGCAGATGAAATTTTGGGAGTGTTAAATTTGACGGAAAAGATTTTATCGGATTTTGGCTTTAGTAAATATGAGGTGAATCTTTCTACTCGTCCGAGTAAATCGGTGGGGAATGATGCGGTGTGGCAATTAGCAACGGATGCTTTGATTGCTGCTCTGAATACTAAAGGCTGGGATTATGTGACTGATGAGGGTGGCGGGGCTTTTTATGGACCTAAAATAGATATTAAAATTCAGGATGCGATCGGTCGATTGTGGCAATGTTCGACGATTCAAGTGGATTTTAATTTGCCGGAACGATTTAATATGGAATATGTGGCGACGGATGGTTCTCGGCAACGTCCGATTATGATTCATCGCGCGATTTTTGGCTCTTTGGAGCGGTTTTTTGGGATTTTAATTGAGAATTATGCGGGAGATTTTCCCCTGTGGTTGGCTCCGGTTCAGGTGAGAGTATTGGCGGTGAGCGATCGCTTTCGAGATTATGCTCAATCAATTGCCCAAAGTTTAAGACAGCAGAATATCCGCGCGGAAGTCGATAATACTGGGGAACGTTTAGGCAAACAAATTCGCAACTCTGAACTCGAGAAAATTCCGGTGACAGTGGTGATTGGTCAGCGGGAGTTAGATAATCAGTCTTTGAGTGTGAGAACTCGCTCCTCAGGAGATCTGGGAACGATGACTCTGCCCCAGTTGACGGAGGAAATATTGAAGGCGATCGCTGAAAAATCCCCAAGTTATTAA